A stretch of Saccharomyces cerevisiae S288C chromosome IV, complete sequence DNA encodes these proteins:
- the MFA1 gene encoding mating pheromone a (Mating pheromone a-factor; made by a cells; interacts with alpha cells to induce cell cycle arrest and other responses leading to mating; biogenesis involves C-terminal modification, N-terminal proteolysis, and export; also encoded by MFA2), with translation MQPSTATAAPKEKTSSEKKDNYIIKGVFWDPACVIA, from the coding sequence ATGCAACCATCTACCGCTACCGCCgctccaaaagaaaagaccAGCAGTGAAAAGAAGGACAACTATATTATCAAAGGTGTCTTCTGGGACCCAGCATGTGTTATTGCTTAG
- the CMI8 gene encoding Cmi8p (Putative cytosolic hypothetical protein): MDSGKSDINKHAYKETATPLPVDPPSYEETMKQDKEEVEADETTSSAHRDSFMRPVYTHHPHPRSHKGYPGAKTLTYTSR, from the coding sequence ATGGATAGCGGAAAGAGTGATATAAATAAGCATGCATACAAGGAGACAGCGACCCCGCTGCCCGTAGATCCGCCCTCTTACGAAGAAACAATGAAGCAAGATAAGGAGGAGGTCGAAGCCGATGAAACGACATCTTCCGCACACAGAGACAGCTTTATGAGGCCTGTTTACACTCACCATCCGCATCCAAGATCCCACAAGGGATATCCGGGTGCGAAGACCCTTACATATACTTCACGGTAG
- the MRPL28 gene encoding mitochondrial 54S ribosomal protein mL40 MRPL28 (Mitochondrial ribosomal protein of the large subunit; protein abundance increases in response to DNA replication stress): MLAQTFKKPHRAVLEQVSGTTVFIRNKRTKSKSSLSPLAQRVVTQLSVMSASRKQPKLLKLAREDLIKHQTIEKCWSIYQQQQRERRNLQLELQYKSIERSMNLLQELSPRLFEAANASEKGKRFPMEMKVPTDFPPNTLWHYNFRK; the protein is encoded by the coding sequence ATGCTGGCACAAACATTCAAAAAACCACACAGAGCCGTTCTAGAACAGGTATCTGGGACCACGGTCTTCATCAGAAATAAGAGAACAAAGAGCAAGAGCTCACTGTCACCTTTGGCACAAAGGGTCGTCACGCAGTTGAGTGTGATGTCTGCAAGCAGAAAGCAGCCCAAGTTGCTGAAGCTGGCGCGTGAAGACCTGATTAAACATCAGACCATTGAGAAGTGTTGGTCAATTTAtcagcagcaacaacgGGAGCGCAGAAATTTACAGTTGGAATTACAATATAAGAGCATTGAGAGATCTATGAACCTTCTACAAGAACTCAGCCCTCGTCTGTTTGAGGCTGCCAATGCTTCCGAGAAGGGCAAGCGATTCCCGATGGAAATGAAGGTGCCCACTGACTTCCCCCCAAATACGTTATGGCATTATAACTTCCGAAAATGA
- the STP1 gene encoding Stp1p (Transcription factor; contains a N-terminal regulatory motif (RI) that acts as a cytoplasmic retention determinant and as an Asi dependent degron in the nucleus; undergoes proteolytic processing by SPS (Ssy1p-Ptr3p-Ssy5p)-sensor component Ssy5p in response to extracellular amino acids; activates transcription of amino acid permease genes and may have a role in tRNA processing; STP1 has a paralog, STP2, that arose from the whole genome duplication): MPSTTLLFPQKHIRAIPGKIYAFFRELVSGVIISKPDLSHHYSCENATKEEGKDAADEEKTTTSLFPESNNIDRSLNGGCSVIPCSMDVSDLNTPISITLSPENRIKSEVNAKSLLGSRPEQDTGAPIKMSTGVTSSPLSPSGSTPEHSTKVLNNGEEEFICHYCDATFRIRGYLTRHIKKHAIEKAYHCPFFNSATPPDLRCHNSGGFSRRDTYKTHLKARHVLYPKGVKPQDRNKSSGHCAQCGEYFSTIENFVENHIESGDCKALPQGYTKKNEKRSGKLRKIKTSNGHSRFISTSQSVVEPKVLFNKDAVEAMTIVANNSSGNDIISKYGNNKLMLNSENFKVDIPKRKRKYIKKKQQQVSGSTVTTPEVATQNNQEVAPDEISSATIFSPFDTHLLEPVPSSSSESSAEVMFHGKQMKNFLIDINSFTNQQQQAQDNPSFLPLDIEQSSYDLSEDAMSYPIISTQSNRDCTQYDNTKISQILQSQLNPEYLSENHMRETQQYLNFYNDNFGSQF, from the coding sequence ATGCCCTCTACCACGCTACTGTTTCCGCAGAAACATATTAGGGCCATTCCAGGCAAGATATACGCGTTCTTCAGAGAGCTCGTCAGCGGAGTTATTATATCCAAGCCAGATCTAAGTCATCATTATTCTTGTGAAAATGCGACAAAGGAGGAAGGCAAAGATGCAgcagatgaagaaaagactACCACAAGTTTGTTTCCCGAATCAAATAATATAGACCGTTCTTTAAATGGTGGCTGCTCTGTGATCCCTTGCTCCATGGATGTCAGCGATTTGAACACGCCAATATCGATCACACTATCTCCTGAGAATCGTATCAAATCAGAAGTAAATGCCAAGTCACTGCTCGGATCAAGGCCAGAACAAGATACAGGCGCCCCTATCAAAATGTCTACTGGTGTCACAAGCTCTCCATTAAGTCCATCAGGCTCCACCCCAGAACATTCCACCAAGGTCTTGAACAACGGCGAAGAGGAGTTCATTTGTCACTACTGTGACGCTACTTTCAGGATTAGAGGATATCTAACGAGACATATTAAGAAGCACGCCATCGAAAAGGCGTATCACTGTCCATTTTTTAACAGTGCCACTCCTCCTGATCTTAGATGCCACAATTCGGGTGGTTTTAGCAGACGCGATACTTATAAAACTCATTTGAAGGCAAGGCACGTGCTGTACCCCAAAGGTGTTAAACCACAAGACCGTAACAAGTCGTCCGGCCATTGCGCTCAATGTGGTGAATACTTTTCCaccattgaaaatttcGTTGAGAATCACATTGAGTCTGGGGACTGTAAAGCTTTACCGCAGGGGTAtaccaagaaaaatgaaaaaagatctGGAAAATTAAGGAAGATCAAGACATCTAATGGTCATTCTAGATTCATATCCACTTCGCAAAGTGTTGTAGAACCTAAAGTACTTTTCAACAAGGATGCCGTAGAGGCTATGACCATAGTGGCTAATAACAGTTCGGGCAATGATATTATATCCAAGTACGGAAACAACAAATTAATGTTAAACTCGGAAAACTTTAAAGTCGACATACCcaagagaaagagaaaatatatcaagaaaaagcagCAACAGGTATCTGGATCGACGGTAACCACACCAGAGGTAGCTACACAAAACAATCAAGAAGTGGCACCTGATGAAATCTCATCCGCcacaattttttcaccttttgATACTCATCTACTCGAGCCCGTCCCTTCTAGTTCATCGGAATCTTCCGCTGAAGTTATGTTCCATGGCAagcaaatgaagaattttttgattgaCATAAACAGCTTCACAAATCAACAGCAGCAGGCACAAGATAATCCTTCGTTCCTGCCACTCGATATTGAACAATCTTCATATGATTTGAGCGAAGACGCAATGTCATATCCCATCATATCCACACAAAGCAACCGTGATTGCACGCAGTATGATAACACAAAAATCTCACAAATCTTACAATCACAACTAAATCCAGAATATCTCAGCGAAAATCACATGAGAGAGACACAAcaatatttgaatttttacAATGACAACTTTGGGTCACAATTTTGA
- the SPP41 gene encoding Spp41p (hypothetical protein; involved in negative regulation of expression of spliceosome components PRP4 and PRP3; relocalizes to the cytosol in response to hypoxia), whose translation MAYDEDDGEINFNELVGNLLSSHNQEGQEEGEVQGGEQEGDDFEKIYPTSENIEPKHPDDSQHMHNSPDQNIEIPHFVDEEDELVSVVANAVQNIDDEQAKPENHLENGSEHVTSDTADDNHEKEQQQEWAHILQQEILKSDGEPLRENTERRVSTSQHHPSQRTDDALDQDDENLRMAILESLQELNTNEEEEKEPEKHEHAAPNDKLSSKKSSKKKKKDKSKNRESSKDKSSKKSKSSSHSKKHAKDRNKEKQSKPTNNENTLDLSNILENLIHENDNAAIDTAKQTVDIQDNSHTDNTNNEDVEAQALVEATLKAFENELLSSAPTEEPSQEQSIGPVSSRKAVEPPRKPTADDIPLAMLQAFKPKKRPPQEKKKTKSKTSKAASTANKSPASESTSKKKKKKKTVKESNKSQEAYEDDEFSRILADMVNQVVNTSLKETSTHTATQDNKLESESDFTSPVQSQYTTEDASTANDDSLDLNQIMQNAMAMVFQNQNDDEFDENIVEDFNRGLGDLSVSDLLPHDNLSRMEKKSVPKSSSKSEKKTAISRRASKKASRDASSVELTEVPSKPKKPSKTEVSLEKKLRKKYVSIANEAASVARKKRWAKNKELKEKEKLERQTAREERRHKKKLEKQRLAEEQEELKKIVERGPPYPPDLRLTKSGKPKKPYRRWTPEELLKRSQEAEKPRKVKKERKKKEKKMKVPSSALKKIPLFNFVKGNVQPSARHRLNDIEGSLSTIGLHKSPDGVRRILSRPKSEDHEWPLSDSSASQNYDAHLKTVVHKEKIPFHPPWTIPSQPPFALPVARRKKIPNIKKYRKRTNNSFRVSKEGTASTRNRILPAILLPIINTLKAAAKSQTAAGATPEEARKRLATIIQHAKSTVIRAALQARKNSMQAAHSKGTTTELATTASRMKNPLKMIPIFNTSRVKQQLDKQLPARSAGTEISSSESPDKATPDPHSNSTIAGHTLKGVTTPIKIEDSDANVPPVSIAVSTIEPSQDKLELTKRAESVEPVENNVETAKETQSVQEIKENVGTKASEEVTLTEDKTNGDPKNEKRILIESPVEKTDKKKPGEKIATDLNEDASLSDKKDGDEKSTLHSDAAQLTGNEPDSVNTTTGKPKLIDVSLKPLNEAKPKIPIIFPLKRPQIKPEVSVINLVQNLVNTKIPEIKNESVDLGSNITDILSSTITNILPEITATDVKNYQYEDENVKYLKKTPRQVLNLDGLVPPSGRCITKAKRVRRIKKLSADATTAPEADGKANSESITYTFDIPSPEEVQSKRSVVLKFAKARLTEAELSCLKKEINNVRKRRWREMNSTKNWEYDVKSRLKKRANAFFGEGESETKSKWIEERFQEKVSQEKYKDRLETTETQANNTKIVIDDKEILNILAVNMNNLNKARCIEKDIQESFREEKLASLQPKKKRKKSILH comes from the coding sequence ATGGCttatgatgaagatgatggAGAGATAAATTTTAATGAACTTGTGGGGAACTTACTAAGCTCACATAACCAAGAGGGACAAGAGGAAGGAGAAGTGCAAGGAGGAGAACAGGAAGGagatgattttgaaaaaatatatcctACCAGTGAAAATATAGAACCAAAGCATCCAGATGACAGCCAGCATATGCATAATTCTCCTGACCAGAATATCGAAATACCACATTTTGTcgacgaagaagatgagCTAGTATCTGTCGTTGCAAATGCGGTTCAAAATATAGACGATGAGCAAGCCAAACCGGAAAATCATCTGGAAAATGGATCAGAACATGTAACATCGGATACAGCGGATGATAATCacgaaaaagaacaacagCAAGAATGGGCTCATATCTTACAGCAGGAAATATTAAAATCAGACGGAGAGCCCTTGCGGGAGAATACAGAAAGGCGTGTAAGCACTAGTCAGCACCATCCCTCTCAGCGTACTGATGACGCTCTCGAccaagatgatgaaaatttgaGGATGGCTATCCTAGAGTCTCTACAAGAATTAAACACAAATGAGgaggaagagaaagagCCGGAAAAACATGAGCATGCTGCCCCGAATGATAAGTTGAGcagcaaaaaatcttcaaagaaaaagaaaaaagataaatcCAAGAACAGAGAATCATCAAAGGATAAATCCTCAAAGAAGAGTAAATCTTCGAGCCATTCCAAAAAGCATGCCAAAGACCgtaataaagaaaagcaaagtAAACCTactaataatgaaaataccCTTGATTTAAGtaatatactagaaaaTCTGATTCATGAAAATGACAATGCTGCAATAGACACTGCCAAACAAACAGTTGATATTCAAGATAACTCCCATACTGATAATACAAACAACGAAGATGTGGAAGCGCAAGCTTTAGTGGAAGCGACACTAAAAGCATTTGAAAACGAGCTGCTAAGCTCTGCGCCAACCGAGGAGCCTTCACAAGAACAGTCGATTGGGCCTGTATCTTCTAGAAAAGCAGTTGAACCACCACGAAAACCGACTGCAGACGATATTCCATTGGCTATGTTACAGGCTTTTAAACCGAAAAAGAGGCCTCCtcaagagaagaaaaaaacaaaaagtaaGACATCCAAGGCTGCATCTACAGCAAATAAATCACCTGCATCTGAATCTACctccaagaaaaagaaaaagaagaaaactgtAAAGGAAAGTAATAAATCTCAAGAAGCTTacgaagatgatgaattttCCAGAATATTAGCCGATATGGTTAACCAAGTGGTTAACACTTCATTAAAAGAAACATCAACGCATACTGCCACACAGGATAATAAATTAGAAAGCGAAAGTGATTTTACTTCCCCTGTACAAAGTCAATATACTACTGAGGATGCAAGCACAGCTAATGATGACTCGCTTGACTTGAATCAAATCATGCAAAACGCAATGGCTatggtttttcaaaatcaaaacgacgatgaatttgatgagAACATTGTTGAAGACTTTAATCGTGGTTTAGGCGATCTGAGTGTTTCCGATTTACTGCCGCATGATAACCTTTCTAGgatggaaaagaaatcgGTGCCTAAAAGTTCGAGCAaatctgaaaagaaaacagcTATATCTAGGAGAGCTTCCAAAAAGGCATCTAGAGATGCCTCAAGTGTAGAATTGACTGAAGTACCTTCAAAACCGAAGAAACCTTCCAAGACAGAAGTATCTTTAGAAAAGAAGTTACGCAAAAAATACGTCTCTATTGCCAACGAGGCTGCATCTGTGGctagaaagaaaagatggGCTAAAAACAAAGAACTAAAGGAGAAAGAGAAACTTGAACGCCAAACTGCCAGAGAGGAAAGGAgacataaaaaaaaactagaGAAGCAGAGGTTGGCTGAAGAACAAGAggaactgaaaaaaattgttgaacGAGGTCCACCTTATCCCCCAGATTTAAGACTAACTAAAAGCGGTAAACCAAAAAAACCATACAGAAGATGGACTCCGGAAGAGCTACTGAAACGATCAcaggaagctgaaaaacCGAGGAAGgtgaaaaaggaaagaaagaaaaaggaaaagaaaatgaaggtaCCTTCATctgctttgaagaaaattccTCTCTTCAACTTTGTAAAGGGTAATGTTCAGCCAAGTGCAAGACATCGTCTGAATGACATTGAAGGTTCGCTATCCACTATTGGATTACATAAATCGCCTGACGGTGTCCGCAGGATTCTTTCGAGACCAAAGAGTGAAGATCACGAATGGCCCCTATCAGATTCATCTGCATCTCAAAATTACGATGCACACCTAAAAACTGTAGTgcataaagaaaaaattcctttCCATCCCCCATGGACTATACCGTCTCAACCACCATTTGCACTACCCGTAGctagaagaaagaaaataccaaatatcaaaaagtATAGAAAGAGAACCAATAATTCTTTTCGTGTCTCCAAAGAAGGTACGGCAAGTACTAGGAACAGAATTTTACCGGCCATATTACTACCGATAATAAATACATTAAAAGCTGCTGCAAAATCGCAAACAGCTGCTGGCGCCACACCTGAGGAGGCAAGGAAACGGCTGGCAACCATTATTCAACATGCCAAGTCTACAGTTATTAGGGCAGCTTTACAAGCAAGGAAAAACAGTATGCAAGCCGCTCATTCTAAGGGAACTACCACAGAACTGGCAACAACTGCGTCTCGAATGAAGAATCCGCTGAAAATGATTCCTATTTTCAATACATCTCGAGTGAAACAACAATTAGACAAACAATTACCGGCCAGAAGTGCAGGAACAGAAATCAGCAGCTCTGAATCCCCTGATAAAGCCACGCCCGATCCCCACTCTAATTCTACAATCGCTGGGCATACTTTAAAGGGCGTTACTACGCCAATTAAAATAGAAGACAGCGATGCGAATGTTCCTCCTGTTAGTATAGCGGTTTCAACTATAGAACCATCACAAGATAAACTAGAACTTACGAAGAGGGCAGAGAGCGTAGAACCTGTGGAAAATAATGTTGAAACAGCGAAAGAAACCCAAAGCGTACAAGAAATTAAGGAGAATGTCGGTACCAAGGCTTCTGAGGAAGTTACTCTAACTGAAGACAAGACAAATGGGGatccaaaaaatgaaaagaggATATTAATTGAATCTCCTGTCGAAAAAACGGATAAAAAGAAGCCAGGTGAGAAAATTGCTACAGATTTGAATGAAGATGCGAGCCTGTCTGATAAGAAAGATGGAGATGAAAAGTCTACATTGCATTCTGATGCAGCCCAACTTACGGGTAATGAACCAGACAGTGTAAACACGACAACAGGAAAGCCCAAATTAATTGATGTTTCTCTCAAACCGTTAAATGAAGCAAAACCAAAAATTCCCATCATATTTCCCTTAAAAAGACCGCAAATTAAGCCTGAAGTTAGCGTTATTAATTTAGTTCAAAATTTGGTAAATACCAAAATACCCGAAATAAAGAATGAATCCGTTGATTTGGGAAGTAATATCACCGACATTCTTTCCTCTACTATCACTAATATTCTGCCCGAAATCACAGCCACTGATGTTAAAAACTACCAGtatgaagatgaaaacgTAAAATACCTGAAAAAAACACCAAGACAGGTTTTGAATTTGGATGGACTAGTGCCTCCATCGGGTAGATGTATTACCAAAGCTAAACGTGTCCGCCGCATTAAAAAGCTTTCTGCTGACGCCACTACCGCACCGGAAGCCGATGGAAAGGCAAACAGCGAATCCATTACTTACACATTCGATATACCATCTCCAGAAGAGGTACAAAGTAAGCGTAGTGTAGTCCTAAAATTTGCCAAGGCTAGATTGACCGAGGCGGAGTTGAGTTGTCTAAAGAAGGAGATTAACAATGTGAGGAAACGGAGATGGAGAGAGATGAACTCCACCAAGAACTGGGAATATGACGTAAAGTCTAGATTAAAAAAGCGTGCGAACGCATTTTTTGGGGAAGGAGAATCAGAAACGAAGTCTAAATGGATCGAAGaaagatttcaagaaaagGTAAGTCAAGAAAAGTACAAGGATCGCCTTGAAACTACTGAGACGCAAGCAAACAACACGAAGATTGTGATTGACGACAAGGagattttgaatattcttGCGGTAAACATGAATAACCTTAACAAAGCACGctgtattgaaaaagatattcaaGAGTCGTTCAGGGAGGAGAAGTTAGCCTCTTTACaaccaaagaagaagagaaagaaaagcatTTTACACTGA
- the RMT2 gene encoding protein-arginine N5-methyltransferase (Arginine N5 methyltransferase; methylates ribosomal protein Rpl12 (L12) on Arg67; relative distribution to the nucleus increases upon DNA replication stress) has translation MSELHALLTFPERPISQSYYVPKLQHFLKSGIPATYTLEQVAAFEHEEKNRNGDKEFRESTDDNKTSNTTPLHVLARSLPLDIKDEELQVVMDMMNILFEYGAGWNFIDYEDKTVGDLFLERNQSRESPLYRRLVEAGVSAELLLRKLNGGDVEFLDTDELIGIEPEESVQTAVDGQKEESVGSDDDATAANQQVYLKTELEYKDDALITKENKDGVMMDWETKIMELASETLFPDPEATNSATILNIGFGMGIIDTFIQARKPYRHYICEAHPDVLAKMKMDGWYEKDNVVILEGRWQDTLNNLLDKGEVFFDGIYYDTFSEHYQDILDLYDVVVGLIKPEGVFSFFNGLGADRSLCYDVYKEIVEIDVATYGMKCDYTRYSLDEQLPDWNDVKRSYFNCNYYYHPRITFA, from the coding sequence ATGTCAGAATTACATGCTTTGCTTACTTTCCCAGAGAGGCCCATTTCTCAAAGTTACTATGTACCAAAACTGCAGCATTTCTTAAAATCTGGTATACCGGCTACATATACTTTGGAGCAGGTCGCAGCCTTCGAGCATGAGGAAAAGAACAGGAACGGGGATAAGGAATTCAGAGAGAGCACTGACGACAATAAAACCTCAAACACAACGCCGTTACACGTTTTAGCAAGATCGCTACCCTTGGATATCAAGGATGAGGAACTGCAAGTGGTGATGGATATGatgaatattctttttgagtATGGGGCTGGATGGAATTTTATTGACTACGAGGACAAAACAGTGGGTGATTTGTTTTTAGAGAGAAATCAAAGTAGGGAGAGCCCTCTTTATAGACGGCTCGTGGAAGCTGGTGTGTCTGCTGAATTATTACTGAGAAAACTCAATGGTGGCGACGTCGAATTCTTGGATACAGATGAACTAATAGGTATCGAGCCTGAGGAAAGCGTTCAAACAGCAGTTGATGgtcaaaaagaagaatcaGTTGGTAGTGATGACGATGCTACCGCGGCAAATCAACAAGTGTACTTAAAAACAGAACTAGAGTACAAAGACGATGCGCTTATcacaaaggaaaataagGACGGTGTTATGATGGATTGGGAAACCAAGATTATGGAACTTGCTTCCGAAACCTTATTTCCTGATCCAGAGGCCACTAATTCTGCTACGATCTTAAACATTGGATTTGGAATGGGGATCATCGATACATTCATCCAAGCTCGAAAACCATATCGTCACTATATTTGCGAAGCTCATCCAGATGTTTTGGCcaagatgaaaatggatGGTTGGTATGAAAAGGATAATGTGGTTATTTTAGAGGGAAGATGGCAAGATACGTTGAATAATTTATTAGACAAAGGTgaagttttctttgatggtATTTATTATGATACATTTAGCGAGCACTACCAAGACATATTGGACTTATACGATGTCGTGGTAGGTTTAATTAAACCAGAAGGCgttttctcatttttcaaCGGATTAGGCGCTGACAGATCGTTGTGTTACGATgtatataaagaaattgttGAGATCGATGTTGCTACATATGGTATGAAATGCGATTACACCAGATATTCTCTTGACGAGCAATTGCCAGATTGGAATGATGTTAAGCGGTCTTACTTTAACTGTAACTATTATTACCATCCACGTATCACGTTTGCTTAA